A single Thermoanaerobacterium sp. RBIITD DNA region contains:
- the mraZ gene encoding division/cell wall cluster transcriptional repressor MraZ, protein MLMGQYDHTIDAKGRVIIPAKFREELGDKFVLTRGLDNCLFVYSLAEWSNIEMKLKSLPLNRKDARAFTRFFLAGATECEIDKQGRVLIPTNLREYAKIDKEVVIIGVSSRVEIWSKEVWNDYSNNVDISFEDVAEHLDDLNI, encoded by the coding sequence ATGTTAATGGGACAATACGACCATACAATAGACGCAAAGGGCAGAGTAATCATACCTGCCAAGTTTAGAGAGGAACTTGGTGATAAATTCGTGTTGACAAGAGGACTTGATAACTGTCTTTTTGTATACTCATTAGCGGAATGGTCAAATATAGAGATGAAACTTAAATCACTACCACTTAACAGAAAGGATGCAAGGGCATTTACAAGGTTTTTTCTTGCTGGTGCCACTGAATGTGAAATAGATAAACAGGGAAGAGTATTAATACCGACTAATTTAAGAGAGTACGCAAAAATCGATAAAGAGGTTGTTATAATAGGTGTTTCTTCGAGAGTCGAAATTTGGAGTAAAGAAGTTTGGAACGATTATTCAAATAATGTTGACATTTCATTTGAAGATGTTGCAGAACACCTTGATGATTTAAATATATAA